In the Oncorhynchus gorbuscha isolate QuinsamMale2020 ecotype Even-year linkage group LG05, OgorEven_v1.0, whole genome shotgun sequence genome, one interval contains:
- the LOC124035282 gene encoding reticulon-4 receptor-like, whose translation MYSKIMKTSLVEGGRLLFLVVWLNLVSRGVDGCPAKCVCYSEPRPTVACQQQGLFSIPTEIPVRSQRIFLQSNKLTVVRSTSFSSVHNLTVLWMYSNNISHIEAGAFYGLERLEELDIGDNSNLRIISPTAFRGLSKLHTLHLHRCGLSELPVGAFQGLFSLQYLYLQDNNLLALHNDTFLDLANLTYLFLHNNKIKTVSDHMLRGLINLDRLLLHQNRVIYVQPRAFSDLGKLTTLFLFYNNLTVLTGETMDPLVSLQYLRLNGNQWVCDCRARTLWDWFKRFKGSSSELECNVPLELFGKDLKRLKSNDLEGCVETPQIQTQLFSSKPRSGKFPSTENPLGDGIPRCCLPDNDKSSIISGKTIADPSSYNSRQITNNPLKEKENISKTKFREHERTKNETIRNKQSLNDGPLGTLSNNLDQSLVQIEDLEPSTAPTRKKKKCTKKPKSDAQCLKGHGSTMQVAMSSLFMSIIWIWFSLAMS comes from the coding sequence gggGGCGACTCCTGTTCCTGGTTGTGTGGCTAAACCTGGTGTCTCGAGGAGTGGATGGCTGCCCGGCCAAATGTGTGTGTTACAGCGAACCACGGCCCACCGTGGCCTGCCAGCAACAAGGACTGTTCTCCATCCCTACCGAGATCCCTGTGCGGAGCCAGCGTATATTTCTCCAGAGCAACAAGCTGACCGTGGTCCGCTCCACCAGCTTCAGCTCCGTGCACAACCTTACCGTCCTCTGGATGTACTCCAACAATATCAGCCACATTGAGGCCGGGGCCTTCTACGGTCTGGAGCGGCTAGAGGAGCTGGACATTGGGGACAACAGTAACCTGAGGATCATCAGCCCGACAGCCTTCAGGGGTCTGTCCAAGCTTCACACCCTCCACCTGCACAGGTGCGGCCTGTCGGAGTTACCTGTCGGAGCGTTCCAGGGACTGTTCTCCCTGCAGTACCTCTAcctgcaggacaataacctgctgGCCCTGCACAACGACACCTTCCTGGACCTGGCCAACCTCACCTATCTGTTTCTGCACAACAACAAGATCAAGACCGTGTCGGACCACATGCTGCGCGGCCTCATCAACCTTGACCGCCTGCTGCTGCACCAGAACCGGGTCATCTATGTCCAGCCGAGGGCATTCAGCGACCTGGGGAAGCTGACCACGCTGTTCCTGTTCTACAACAACCTTACCGTGCTGACCGGGGAGACCATGGACCCGCTGGTGTCCCTGCAATACCTGCGTCTCAATGGGAACCAGTGGGTGTGTGACTGTCGGGCCAGGACCCTATGGGACTGGTTCAAACGCTTCAAGGGCTCCAGCTCTGAGCTCGAATGTAACGTCCCCCTGGAATTGTTCGGGAAGGACCTGAAACGGCTGAAGAGTAACGACCTGGAAGGGTGTGTGGAGACCCCCCAGATCCAGACCCAGCTCTTCAGCTCCAAGCCGCGTTCCGGAAAATTCCCCTCCACTGAAAATCCTCTGGGAGATGGAATTCCCAGATGTTGTCTTCCAGACAACGATAAGTCCTCTATCATCTCCGGGAAAACGATCGCTGACCCCTCATCTTACAACAGCCGTCAGATCACCAACAACCCCCTCAAGGAGAAGGAGAACATATCCAAGACCAAATTCAGAGAGCACGAGCGAACGAAAAACGAGACCATCCGGAATAAGCAGAGTCTCAACGACGGGCCTCTGGGGACCCTGTCCAACAACCTTGACCAGTCATTGGTTCAAATTGAAGACCTGGAACCCTCTACAGCCCCAACCAGGAAGAAAAAGAAGTGCACTAAAAAGCCCAAATCTGACGCCCAGTGTCTCAAAGGCCATGGATCTACAATGCAGGTGGCGATGAGTTCTCTCTTCATGTCCATAATCTGGATCTGGTTCTCCTTGGCCATGTCTTAG